AAAATATGATAGAAGCGTTGCGTACTCGAGCCCCCAAAAGACACAATCAGGAGCAAATGATCCTTATATGGGAAGAGGGAAGAATAAGTGCCTGACGTGGATCTAGAAATTGCAAAAGGACAACTAGATATCATAATAAAAAAGGCACGAGTACACCTTTATAAGCCGATTCAAATTGCAGAAATCTTGTACCGCTCTCGCGTCTATCAGGATATTAGTTTAGCCAAAATAGAAACCTACCGTACCCAATCGCGCCGATGGCGCGATGAGATTTGCGCAAAATTTTTAGGGCGCAAGTCTACCTCTTCTGCAAAGTTCCAAGATAACCTTTTTGAATCGAATGCAGTGCCTCCAGAAGTTCTAGTAATCTTAGGGCGGGCAAATGAATCTGGTATCGGCGCAAAGGCCGGGGCAGTGGAAGCCTATATTTATGATGCATTTCATACTCGCTATTTACAAATGTCGAACGGTCTCGATTTAGTAAGAGATGCAACCCCTGAAAACTTTAATCTAAAGGATTTCCTAGAAAGTTTTAGGAGAGAACCTGGGCTTGCTCGTAGCATTGATAAAATATTTGAAATTATAGTTTATGCTCTTTTCTCAAGTTTATTAGATTCACTGGATGCGCAGATAGGTGTAAGAGTTGAAAGTAATCAAATCTTGGAAGAATTCTCTGATTTCGCCGAAAAAATCCTAACATTAACCCCAGATAAGCCAGAGGTTAACTTCCGTCCGCATGTATATAGGGTAGGAGTAACTAATGCTGCAGATAGAGGCTTGGATATGTGGGCAAATTTTGGATTAGCCATTCAGATAAAACACCTCTCATTAACTTCCGCTATGGCAGAAAGTATTTCTACCGGGATTTCAGCAGATAGAATTGTTATTGTTTGTAAGGATTGCGACCGAGATACATTAGTTTCAGTATTGCGGCAGTTTGGTGTTGGTGGGCGCATTCAATCTGTCGTAACAGAGAGCGAATTAATTGATTGGTACGAACGCGCGCTCCGAGGTCACTGCGCCGAAAAGTTGAACAATTTAGTTTTAACTCGGCTTGCAAACGAAATCGTTGCAGAGTTTCCCTCTACGTCTGATGGTGAGTTCGAAGCTTTTTGGAGCAGCAGAGATTATGAGATACCAAATAGAGATTTTTGGACAACATAGATGCTTTTGTTGTCTATTACTTATATAAAAGTGATGAGAATTTTCAATTTCTTATTATCTAGATAATTTACAGCATATAAGTCTAGGAGCGTTAGAATAAGAATTGCCCATTCATTTTATTGAGATATTTAAAAGCCTCCAAAGAAAAAACCGATAAGCAAGCAAATAGTTCCCCTGAATGTCTGCAGCTTGTTTACTGATGATAAAAACTTTACCAAGGAAAATACAAATTGAGTCCGTTTTTTGAAATCGCCTATGCAGCTGTTTCGAATAGCCTCTGTTTGTTTACAGGAACAGGTTTCTCTAAAGCCATTTCTGAAAACGAGGCCCCCAGTTGGAAAGGGTTATTAGAGTCAATGTGCGATTTAACTGACAAGCCCGAAGAGCTTAAAGCTGGACTTTTCCCTAATGGTGAAGTTAATTCTTTGAGTTTAGAAGAGGCGGCGCAAGTAATCTCTATTGAACTAGAAAAAAATGGTAAATCAATTCATGAAGAAATAGCTGCTTTAATCAAGACTATTAAATTGAAGGGCGATAATTCTTCAATAGCCAAATTCCTAACGGCTTGGCCCTTTACAGTTATTTCAACTAATTATGACAAGCTGATTGAAACTCTCTCTGGAGAAGGAGACTGCTACTCATTATCTCCTGGGTTGCCAATACCTCGTTCGGAAGCTCGTGTGAAAGTGTATCACGTACATGGGTCGGTAGACTCACCTGTTAATATGGTAGTTACTTCTAATGATTATTTTCAGTTTATAAATAGTGAATCTTATTTCTCTAAGAAGTTAAGCACCATCCTTCACGAAAATTGCGTTGTCATTTTAGGGTATTCATTAGGCGACAATAATCTCAAGTCTATTCTTAGCAACTATAAGGGTTTTTCAAAAAATCATGTAATTAGCTCTAACATAATTTTCATATCCAGAACGGCTATTAATAAGCACGTTAAAGATTACTACTCTCATTGCTATGGCATTCGGGTTATGGATGAGATCTCTGTCCATCAATTCTTTGAAAAATTGGAGGCCACCCTTGACAGCGCACGTAGCAAAGTAGAACCCTCAATATCAAACATTAAAAAAGTTATTATTGAGAATAAAATTTATAGTGAAAGTTACGTGAGAAATGAGAATTCATTTTACGAAATTATATTATCGATCGCGGCAATTGGAAAGAGTATCGATGATAAAAGTATTGTAGCCGCCTTAGGTAAAGTAATTGAGATGAAAATTAAACTAACATGTGAGAATCATGCATGGGATCAATATACCCATCTTGCAGAATGGTTAATTTATCTTGCGAACATACTTGAGCTAAAGGGAACAACAATTGAAAGTATATATTTGAATGCCACCCTTAAATCAATGAACTCCATGAGCCAAGAAACTTATGTTGGCTATTCATGGCAAGCTTATAAATCATGGAGTGAGAAGTGGCTTGGCATCATCGCATCAAACAGGATTTTAATTCGCAACTATGTTGAAAAAAACTCCACTTCCCCAGATGCGTTATTGCTAGTAAAGCGTAATTAGCCCAAATAGCTAATTAAAGATGCTGCTAAAGTGCGGCATTACGCCTTCTGCATTTTTCTTAAGAAAGGTTATTATTTGCGAGGCTAATGGGACGCTGGGGCAGATCAAATAGAACAAATTGATTATAATTTCTATTTCACAAATCAACCTGGGGCGCGGGGACAGAGATACCCCGCAAGTCCCACTGAGGCTTTTCACTAAGACCTTCTAATTTATTTATAAACCTGCTACTGCCCAACTGTCCCACTATTTTGTGTGGATATATCATCTTCGTATTCCAAGATTGAGCTATCAATAGCGTAAAATCGAAATCTGCCAATTCCAGAAATTTGTTTTTTATATGTAAAACGATGCCCTTCGTTGATTCGGAGCAATCCTTTTTTTC
This window of the Candidatus Nitrohelix vancouverensis genome carries:
- a CDS encoding HaeII family restriction endonuclease, whose protein sequence is MDLEIAKGQLDIIIKKARVHLYKPIQIAEILYRSRVYQDISLAKIETYRTQSRRWRDEICAKFLGRKSTSSAKFQDNLFESNAVPPEVLVILGRANESGIGAKAGAVEAYIYDAFHTRYLQMSNGLDLVRDATPENFNLKDFLESFRREPGLARSIDKIFEIIVYALFSSLLDSLDAQIGVRVESNQILEEFSDFAEKILTLTPDKPEVNFRPHVYRVGVTNAADRGLDMWANFGLAIQIKHLSLTSAMAESISTGISADRIVIVCKDCDRDTLVSVLRQFGVGGRIQSVVTESELIDWYERALRGHCAEKLNNLVLTRLANEIVAEFPSTSDGEFEAFWSSRDYEIPNRDFWTT
- a CDS encoding SIR2 family protein, translated to MSPFFEIAYAAVSNSLCLFTGTGFSKAISENEAPSWKGLLESMCDLTDKPEELKAGLFPNGEVNSLSLEEAAQVISIELEKNGKSIHEEIAALIKTIKLKGDNSSIAKFLTAWPFTVISTNYDKLIETLSGEGDCYSLSPGLPIPRSEARVKVYHVHGSVDSPVNMVVTSNDYFQFINSESYFSKKLSTILHENCVVILGYSLGDNNLKSILSNYKGFSKNHVISSNIIFISRTAINKHVKDYYSHCYGIRVMDEISVHQFFEKLEATLDSARSKVEPSISNIKKVIIENKIYSESYVRNENSFYEIILSIAAIGKSIDDKSIVAALGKVIEMKIKLTCENHAWDQYTHLAEWLIYLANILELKGTTIESIYLNATLKSMNSMSQETYVGYSWQAYKSWSEKWLGIIASNRILIRNYVEKNSTSPDALLLVKRN